From Channa argus isolate prfri chromosome 18, Channa argus male v1.0, whole genome shotgun sequence, the proteins below share one genomic window:
- the akna gene encoding microtubule organization protein AKNA isoform X6, producing METRKNTTAGVLVWTPAPACFSPTSSVISEDVWEDESVEQAEKGDGFVSQMDDNGIIGLSEPLENVELGKACGDADADCNPCWFHTLLTPEEADPSGYEKELLCSLSKHLFDTEFPGEDVQILSTCDITGSLKTWTGDEQVKSSKDEQNGDEQGMSSGSRRQKKKHTSISGEREAMNRMTESYINKGENKKISSTQSCGCHTPAVEPAGVSSHHCLLSESVTAPTLPHLLHFSAEEIAAAPGIEFETFPDMGFTESLPESLSSKMSIKSSPHSPNSERDEQKGLQAAAIIPKQVRGKTPVLKSGPDRPTKTPSDGTKAAEMNESRKVPMSYRTPDFSKVEPRVRFPKSGYKPPKSRLSVKSEFQSSGPPTLFKSPVDIVKDVLMDTTDAPPAPSTCNIPSTSAPSLTLPEDFRSWQQATTLLEQLQEDYNRLLTKYAEAENTIDRLRLEAKVNLYSDPSKPSHSVQSGMLHDASQFMTLDLSQAQKAEIKSASPLNGHSFHQSHQMGEQLDKVLFNQANNFLQQLQMYRDNLKRGRLKPFEQIKGLSQLAKGLDSLERGYLLARDEHRRLQQQQATKISKFDPERELEGLIFQCGLYVDEIKEQVEEMQQEQPICEAPPSPPSYPMLSSLSSEGGKGLMHPQAIYHCCTSCNSIKTPPVPLLVDPGRPAKLNVSSTDEEINQKEEEADDEETMKAFYLKTLTGKHRYVEQDFATIMDDYQSFKELPKIVNHSLREGNLRSTDLGSNMQPENERQDAHSQGRGNLEFKESLSQRKVKSDNQDLSPYRTEQQTSRFTPPSGRAATQSTTLPVHPPSSCKRLAVGFSHSSSLSSLGESTALERKNSKLQTESSRVLSQDQDGIISPETDSGFVGSESSNLTPAAAPSVLHQRGSESSVSGHQEGWVTKHQTGPVSAPSSAFLPSHGHMDTTARGASHLISGQPRNSRQGWRRRTFSRSPQCWISQTDESKASSLTSGLESDTTHSSSEDGQIDQNAESINSVHSTHPCSSPTVQYHHGDPLRALGLGQVVNHNDAMQLLQEEVRTLKEKLESLRNKNPLNFVRSSPSTQDKYTLQYSSTPHIRIGDWPENDVSRGRREKQTDDKAEDLRHLTKTRSASLCRQNSQTDIWQHRAVSIQVSETGNEPDRSCQAPLCSQRSSHQRGQTQYCFGDLDPPIHPSWDPAESPDRLVKNRFVAAAAPPVLLKCMPMCPPPFLVCSLPVYMPPRNSSGMSSRVRSGGEVKGKTRWSMSADKQHPLDSSLNRAIRAAQQMKHTSGHMARSLSSGLQYQEVLTQFCNY from the exons atggaaacaagaaaaaacaccaCAGCAGGGGTTCTGGTCTGGACCCCTGCCCCAGCCTGCTTTTCACCCACAAGCTCTGTAATATCTGAGGATGTGTGGGAGGATGAGAGTGTAGAACAGGCTGAAAAAGGTGATGGCTTTGTCAGCCAGATGGACGACAATGGCATCATTGGACTGTCTGAGCCACTGGAGAATGTGGAATTGGGCAAAGCATGTGGGGATGCAGATGCAGATTGTAATCCATGCTGGTTTCATACACTTCTTACACCAGAGGAAGCAGACCCGAGTGGGTACGAGAAGGAGCTACTTTGCAGCCTGAGCAAACATCTCTTTGACACTGAATTTCCAGGGGAAGATGTACAAATCCTGTCAACAT GTGATATAACGGGTAGCTTAAAAACATGGACAGGGGATGAGCAGGTGAAGAGCAGTAAAGATGAGCAAAATGGCGACGAACAGGGGATGAGCAGTGGCagcagaagacagaaaaaaaaacacaccagcatCTCAGGAGAACGTGAAGCTATGAATAGAATGACTGAGAGCTATATTAACAAAGGAGAGAATAAAAAGATCAGTTCCACACAATCTTGTGGTTGTCACACACCAGCTGTAGAACCTGCTGGAGTCTCCAGCCATCACTGCCTCTTATCAGAGTCTGTCACAGCCCCCACTTTACCTCACCTTCTCCACTTCAGTGCTGAGGAAATAGCTGCTGCTCCAGGGATTGAATTTGAAACCTTTCCAGACATGGGCTTCACAGAAAGTCTTCCAGAGTCACTTAGCAGCAAAATGAGCATCAAGTCCAGTCCTCATTCACCAAACTCTGAAAGGGATGAGCAGAAGGGGCTTCAAGCAGCAGCCATCATTCCCAAACAAGTGAGAGGAAAGACTCCTGTCTTAAAATCTGGTCCTGACAGACCCACAAAGACACCCAGCGATGGGACTAAGGCTGCTGAGATGAATGAATCCAG GAAAGTCCCTATGAGTTATCGCACACCCGACTTCTCTAAAGTGGAGCCCAGAGTAAGATTCCCCAAAAGTGGTTACAAGCCTCCAAAAAGCAGACTGTCTGTCAAGAGTGAATTCCAGTCCTCTGGACCCCCTACACTGTTTAAATCTCCTGTTGACATTGTGAAGGACGTCCTAATGGACACCACTGATGCCCCTCCTGCACCATCAACCTGTAACATACCATCAACCAGTGCCCCCAGTTTAACATTGCCTGAGGACTTCAGAAGCTGGCAGCAGGCCACCACACTACTGGAGCAGTTGCAG GAGGACTATAACAGACTGCTGACTAAGTACGCGGAGGCAGAGAACACCATTGATCGTCTGCGTCTGGAAGCAAAG GTGAACCTGTACTCTGACCCTTCAAAGCCCAGCCACTCTGTGCAGTCAGGAATGCTCCATGATGCTTCACAGTTTATGACGCTGGACCTTTCTCAGGCTCAGAAAGCAGAGATCAAGTCAGCTTCTCCTCTAAatggacacagctttcatcaga GTCATCAGATGGGAGAACAGCTGGACAAAGTTCTTTTCAATCAAGCCAACAATTTCCTCCAACAG ctgCAGATGTACAGGGATAACCTAAAGAGAGGGAGACTCAAACCTTTTGAACAGATAAAG GGCCTCTCACAGCTTGCTAAGGGGCTTGATTCTTTGGAGAGGGGCTACCTGTTGGCTCGAGATGAGCACAGACGCCTGCAACAGCAGCAAGCCACAAAAATCAGCAAATTTGACCCTGAACG GGAGTTGGAGGGGCTAATCTTCCAGTGTGGCCTGTACGTGGACGAAATAAAGGAGCAGGTTGAAGAAATGCAACAGGAGCAGCCTATTTGTGAGGCTCCTCCATCTCCACCTTCCTACCCCATGCTGTCATCTCTCTCCTCTGAGGGGGGAAAAGGTCTGATGCACCCACAG GCTATATATCACTGCTGCACTTCCTGTAACTCCATTAAGACCCCACCTGTGCCTTTGCTGGTTGATCCTGGAAGACCAGCAAAGCTGAATGTGAGCTCAACCGatgaagaaataaatcaaaaggaggaagaggcagaTGATGAAGAAACGATGAAGGCTTTCTACCTCAAAACTTTGACTGGCAAACACAGATATGTTGAACAAGACTTTGCCACAATAATGGATGA cTACCAGAGCTTCAAAGAGCTTCCCAAAATTGTTAACCATAGCTTGAGGGAAGGAAATCTCCGATCTACTGATTTAGGATCCAACATGCAGCCTGAAAATGAGAGGCAAGATGCACACAGTCAAGGAAGGGGAAACTTGGAATTTAAGGAAAGCCTTTCACAGAG GAAAGTCAAATCAGACAATCAGGACTTGTCTCCTTACCGCACTGAACAGCAGACTAGCAGGTTCACGCCTCCTTCAGGCAGGGCCGCCACCCAGTCTACCACACTGCCTGTTCATCCCCCTAGCAGCTGCAAGAGGTTAGCTGTGGGATTTTCCCACAGTAGCAGTCTGAGTAGTCTTGGAGAGAGCACTGCATTAGAGCGGAAGAATTCCAAACTCCAAACTGAAAGCAGCAGAGTGCTTTCTCAG GACCAGGATGGGATCATCTCaccagagacagacagtgggTTTGTTGGTTCAGAGAGCAGTAATCTGACTCCTGCAGCAGCTCCCAGTGTTCTCCACCAGAGGGGCTCAGAGAG CAGTGTTTCAGGTCATCAAGAGGGGTGGGTCACGAAACATCAGACAGGACCAGTCTCTGCACCATCTTCTGCTTTCTTGCCGTCACATGGTCACATGGACACAACGGCCAGAGGAGCCTCCCACCTCATCTCTGGCCAACCAAGGAATAGCAGACAGGGGTGGAGGAGACGCACTTTCTCCCGCTCTCCACAGTGCTGGATCAGTCAGACAGATGAAAGCAAGGCCAGCAGTTTGACGAGTGGACTAGAGAGTGACACTA CTCACTCCTCGTCTGAAGATGGACAGATTGATCAAAATGCCGAATCCATTAATTCTGTCCACAGCACCCACCCATGCTCCTCCCCCACTGTGCAGTATCACCATGGCGATCCTCTCAGAGCACTAGGCCTCGGTCAGGTGGTGAATCACAA tgatGCCATGCAGTTGCTGCAGGAAGAGGTGAGAACATTAAAGGAGAAACTAGAAAGCCTGAGAAATAAGAATCCTCTCAACTTTGTGAGGTCATCTCCTTCAACTCAGGACAAGTATACTCTCCAATACAGCTCTACACCTCACATCAG GATTGGGGATTGGCCAGAAAATGATGTCAGCAggggaagaagagaaaaacagacgGATGATAAGGCTGAGGATCTGAGACATTTAACTAAGACAAGATCAGCTTCTTTGTGTAGACAAAACTCCCAAACTGACATCT GGCAACATCGTGCTGTGTCCATACAAGTGTCTGAAACAGGAAATGAGCCTGATAGAAGTTGtcaagctcctctttgttctcaGCGTTCATCACATCAAAGAGGACAAACTCAGT ACTGTTTTGGAGACTTGGACCCCCCCATACACCCCAGCTGGGACCCTGCTGAGTCCCCTGACCGACTGGTAAAAAACAGATTCGTtgcagctgcagctcctccTGTGCTGCTGAAGTGCATGCCAATGTGCCCACCCCCATTTCT GGTGTGCTCACTGCCCGTCTACATGCCTCCTAGAAATAGCAGTGGCATGTCTTCAAGGGTTAGAAGTGGAGGGGAAGTGAAGGGGAAGACCAGATGGTCCATGTCTGCTGACAAGCAGCACCCCTTGGACAGTTCTCTGAACAGAGCCATCAGAGCAGCTCAACAAATGAAACACACCTCGGGACACATGGCTCGCTCTTTGTCTTCTGGACTGCAGTACCAAGAGGTGCTGACACAGTTCTGCAACTACTAG
- the akna gene encoding microtubule organization protein AKNA isoform X7: protein MYFANFKRQQNDNSCCDITGSLKTWTGDEQVKSSKDEQNGDEQGMSSGSRRQKKKHTSISGEREAMNRMTESYINKGENKKISSTQSCGCHTPAVEPAGVSSHHCLLSESVTAPTLPHLLHFSAEEIAAAPGIEFETFPDMGFTESLPESLSSKMSIKSSPHSPNSERDEQKGLQAAAIIPKQVRGKTPVLKSGPDRPTKTPSDGTKAAEMNESRKVPMSYRTPDFSKVEPRVRFPKSGYKPPKSRLSVKSEFQSSGPPTLFKSPVDIVKDVLMDTTDAPPAPSTCNIPSTSAPSLTLPEDFRSWQQATTLLEQLQEDYNRLLTKYAEAENTIDRLRLEAKVNLYSDPSKPSHSVQSGMLHDASQFMTLDLSQAQKAEIKSASPLNGHSFHQSHQMGEQLDKVLFNQANNFLQQLQMYRDNLKRGRLKPFEQIKGLSQLAKGLDSLERGYLLARDEHRRLQQQQATKISKFDPERELEGLIFQCGLYVDEIKEQVEEMQQEQPICEAPPSPPSYPMLSSLSSEGGKGLMHPQAIYHCCTSCNSIKTPPVPLLVDPGRPAKLNVSSTDEEINQKEEEADDEETMKAFYLKTLTGKHRYVEQDFATIMDDYQSFKELPKIVNHSLREGNLRSTDLGSNMQPENERQDAHSQGRGNLEFKESLSQRKVKSDNQDLSPYRTEQQTSRFTPPSGRAATQSTTLPVHPPSSCKRLAVGFSHSSSLSSLGESTALERKNSKLQTESSRVLSQDQDGIISPETDSGFVGSESSNLTPAAAPSVLHQRGSESSVSGHQEGWVTKHQTGPVSAPSSAFLPSHGHMDTTARGASHLISGQPRNSRQGWRRRTFSRSPQCWISQTDESKASSLTSGLESDTTHSSSEDGQIDQNAESINSVHSTHPCSSPTVQYHHGDPLRALGLGQVVNHNDAMQLLQEEVRTLKEKLESLRNKNPLNFVRSSPSTQDKYTLQYSSTPHIRIGDWPENDVSRGRREKQTDDKAEDLRHLTKTRSASLCRQNSQTDILTGSELGVSTLQPQPQISRYTQTSATAPDNCCSHTNTVHSRRTNPRQHRAVSIQVSETGNEPDRSCQAPLCSQRSSHQRGQTQYCFGDLDPPIHPSWDPAESPDRLVKNRFVAAAAPPVLLKCMPMCPPPFLVCSLPVYMPPRNSSGMSSRVRSGGEVKGKTRWSMSADKQHPLDSSLNRAIRAAQQMKHTSGHMARSLSSGLQYQEVLTQFCNY from the exons AT GTATTTTGCAAActttaaaagacaacaaaatgacaacagttGTT GTGATATAACGGGTAGCTTAAAAACATGGACAGGGGATGAGCAGGTGAAGAGCAGTAAAGATGAGCAAAATGGCGACGAACAGGGGATGAGCAGTGGCagcagaagacagaaaaaaaaacacaccagcatCTCAGGAGAACGTGAAGCTATGAATAGAATGACTGAGAGCTATATTAACAAAGGAGAGAATAAAAAGATCAGTTCCACACAATCTTGTGGTTGTCACACACCAGCTGTAGAACCTGCTGGAGTCTCCAGCCATCACTGCCTCTTATCAGAGTCTGTCACAGCCCCCACTTTACCTCACCTTCTCCACTTCAGTGCTGAGGAAATAGCTGCTGCTCCAGGGATTGAATTTGAAACCTTTCCAGACATGGGCTTCACAGAAAGTCTTCCAGAGTCACTTAGCAGCAAAATGAGCATCAAGTCCAGTCCTCATTCACCAAACTCTGAAAGGGATGAGCAGAAGGGGCTTCAAGCAGCAGCCATCATTCCCAAACAAGTGAGAGGAAAGACTCCTGTCTTAAAATCTGGTCCTGACAGACCCACAAAGACACCCAGCGATGGGACTAAGGCTGCTGAGATGAATGAATCCAG GAAAGTCCCTATGAGTTATCGCACACCCGACTTCTCTAAAGTGGAGCCCAGAGTAAGATTCCCCAAAAGTGGTTACAAGCCTCCAAAAAGCAGACTGTCTGTCAAGAGTGAATTCCAGTCCTCTGGACCCCCTACACTGTTTAAATCTCCTGTTGACATTGTGAAGGACGTCCTAATGGACACCACTGATGCCCCTCCTGCACCATCAACCTGTAACATACCATCAACCAGTGCCCCCAGTTTAACATTGCCTGAGGACTTCAGAAGCTGGCAGCAGGCCACCACACTACTGGAGCAGTTGCAG GAGGACTATAACAGACTGCTGACTAAGTACGCGGAGGCAGAGAACACCATTGATCGTCTGCGTCTGGAAGCAAAG GTGAACCTGTACTCTGACCCTTCAAAGCCCAGCCACTCTGTGCAGTCAGGAATGCTCCATGATGCTTCACAGTTTATGACGCTGGACCTTTCTCAGGCTCAGAAAGCAGAGATCAAGTCAGCTTCTCCTCTAAatggacacagctttcatcaga GTCATCAGATGGGAGAACAGCTGGACAAAGTTCTTTTCAATCAAGCCAACAATTTCCTCCAACAG ctgCAGATGTACAGGGATAACCTAAAGAGAGGGAGACTCAAACCTTTTGAACAGATAAAG GGCCTCTCACAGCTTGCTAAGGGGCTTGATTCTTTGGAGAGGGGCTACCTGTTGGCTCGAGATGAGCACAGACGCCTGCAACAGCAGCAAGCCACAAAAATCAGCAAATTTGACCCTGAACG GGAGTTGGAGGGGCTAATCTTCCAGTGTGGCCTGTACGTGGACGAAATAAAGGAGCAGGTTGAAGAAATGCAACAGGAGCAGCCTATTTGTGAGGCTCCTCCATCTCCACCTTCCTACCCCATGCTGTCATCTCTCTCCTCTGAGGGGGGAAAAGGTCTGATGCACCCACAG GCTATATATCACTGCTGCACTTCCTGTAACTCCATTAAGACCCCACCTGTGCCTTTGCTGGTTGATCCTGGAAGACCAGCAAAGCTGAATGTGAGCTCAACCGatgaagaaataaatcaaaaggaggaagaggcagaTGATGAAGAAACGATGAAGGCTTTCTACCTCAAAACTTTGACTGGCAAACACAGATATGTTGAACAAGACTTTGCCACAATAATGGATGA cTACCAGAGCTTCAAAGAGCTTCCCAAAATTGTTAACCATAGCTTGAGGGAAGGAAATCTCCGATCTACTGATTTAGGATCCAACATGCAGCCTGAAAATGAGAGGCAAGATGCACACAGTCAAGGAAGGGGAAACTTGGAATTTAAGGAAAGCCTTTCACAGAG GAAAGTCAAATCAGACAATCAGGACTTGTCTCCTTACCGCACTGAACAGCAGACTAGCAGGTTCACGCCTCCTTCAGGCAGGGCCGCCACCCAGTCTACCACACTGCCTGTTCATCCCCCTAGCAGCTGCAAGAGGTTAGCTGTGGGATTTTCCCACAGTAGCAGTCTGAGTAGTCTTGGAGAGAGCACTGCATTAGAGCGGAAGAATTCCAAACTCCAAACTGAAAGCAGCAGAGTGCTTTCTCAG GACCAGGATGGGATCATCTCaccagagacagacagtgggTTTGTTGGTTCAGAGAGCAGTAATCTGACTCCTGCAGCAGCTCCCAGTGTTCTCCACCAGAGGGGCTCAGAGAG CAGTGTTTCAGGTCATCAAGAGGGGTGGGTCACGAAACATCAGACAGGACCAGTCTCTGCACCATCTTCTGCTTTCTTGCCGTCACATGGTCACATGGACACAACGGCCAGAGGAGCCTCCCACCTCATCTCTGGCCAACCAAGGAATAGCAGACAGGGGTGGAGGAGACGCACTTTCTCCCGCTCTCCACAGTGCTGGATCAGTCAGACAGATGAAAGCAAGGCCAGCAGTTTGACGAGTGGACTAGAGAGTGACACTA CTCACTCCTCGTCTGAAGATGGACAGATTGATCAAAATGCCGAATCCATTAATTCTGTCCACAGCACCCACCCATGCTCCTCCCCCACTGTGCAGTATCACCATGGCGATCCTCTCAGAGCACTAGGCCTCGGTCAGGTGGTGAATCACAA tgatGCCATGCAGTTGCTGCAGGAAGAGGTGAGAACATTAAAGGAGAAACTAGAAAGCCTGAGAAATAAGAATCCTCTCAACTTTGTGAGGTCATCTCCTTCAACTCAGGACAAGTATACTCTCCAATACAGCTCTACACCTCACATCAG GATTGGGGATTGGCCAGAAAATGATGTCAGCAggggaagaagagaaaaacagacgGATGATAAGGCTGAGGATCTGAGACATTTAACTAAGACAAGATCAGCTTCTTTGTGTAGACAAAACTCCCAAACTGACATCT TGACGGGTTCAGAGCTGGGGGTCTCCACACTCCAGCCTCAGCCGCAGATATCCAGATATACTCAAACATCTGCTACAGCACCAGACAACTGTTGCTCTCACACAAATACTGTCCACAGCAGGAGAACAAACCCTA GGCAACATCGTGCTGTGTCCATACAAGTGTCTGAAACAGGAAATGAGCCTGATAGAAGTTGtcaagctcctctttgttctcaGCGTTCATCACATCAAAGAGGACAAACTCAGT ACTGTTTTGGAGACTTGGACCCCCCCATACACCCCAGCTGGGACCCTGCTGAGTCCCCTGACCGACTGGTAAAAAACAGATTCGTtgcagctgcagctcctccTGTGCTGCTGAAGTGCATGCCAATGTGCCCACCCCCATTTCT GGTGTGCTCACTGCCCGTCTACATGCCTCCTAGAAATAGCAGTGGCATGTCTTCAAGGGTTAGAAGTGGAGGGGAAGTGAAGGGGAAGACCAGATGGTCCATGTCTGCTGACAAGCAGCACCCCTTGGACAGTTCTCTGAACAGAGCCATCAGAGCAGCTCAACAAATGAAACACACCTCGGGACACATGGCTCGCTCTTTGTCTTCTGGACTGCAGTACCAAGAGGTGCTGACACAGTTCTGCAACTACTAG